ttttaaagttttatgGAAAAATCTACAGATATTCGAATAATTATTTCAGGATCCGGCCATTGTTAACCAAAGACGCATTGGCAGCGGTCGCTTAAACCATTCCAAGTGGGGTTACAACGACGAAGACTACCACTCGTACCACAATGGCAAGTCGCAGCATATGGAGGAGGTCAACTCGAAGAACAGCAAAAACATGACGGTGCTGCAGTTCTTCGACAACGGCGAGATCAGCAGTCAGCCTCAAAGACGGCCGAACACTCCTGTGATGGGGATGTCTATCAATCGATCCGAGAACGACACCCTGCACTCGAACGAGTCCAGTGAAGATTTGAGTCGCGCCAACGAGAACTATGTAAAGCGCGTAATGTCTGGATTCCTGGTTGTATCGAAGCCCAAGTCACGAGATGTCGAGGATAGACATCACCGGCGGTACAGGAACCAGAACGAGGAGCCTGAGTGGTTTAGCTGTGGACCCACGTCTAGACTGGACACTATAGAGTTGTGTGGGTTCGATGAGGACGAGGAGAAAATGCTAAAGGAGGGCAACAAAAACCACGGATTAGGCGAAACAGAGCGAGAAACGTCAAAACAAAAGGTTAGTATTATGCACTTAGTTCAATCCATGACGCAATCTATAAGATAACTCGTTTCAGATGGACCATAAGTACAAATGGACGCATGCGGAGCCGATGGGTCGAAGCAAATACATGCCCAAACACGACACTAACAATAATCATAACGTGGAGAACATGAATAATGTTATGGCTACCGAGCATCAGCAACAAAAGGAAGAGAAACGCCCAGGCAGTGGCCGTTCGTTTCAGTTTGATAAGTTCAATCAAAGCCAACAGAATTACGAGAGTAGCAGTTATGTTAATCACCAACAGCCGCCGCAAACGCAGCCTcagcaaatgcagcagcagtcgAACACAAACACGAACAACTCTAAATTCATGTCATTCTTTGCCAATGAGGGGAACTCCTCGTCTTCTTCGCTGAACGAGTTTTTCAAGCAGGCCATTAACCAGGGTCATGGCAACAATCCGGAGCAGCCCAAATCGTTGGGCCACATCGGACAGATGCCTTCGGTGGATCAGCTGGAGGCCAAATGGCGTCGAAACTCACTGAACAATGTTGGCGAGACTGCCAACAAGCAGACTGATAACTTCCAGAAGCTAATTGGGTCTCTTTCTTCGGCTAAGCCACAGTCACAGGCGGTTGGCtatgatgccatctccaacTTTAtaatgcagcaacagcagtaccagcagcagcaacagaagcagcaCCTCATcatacagcagcagcagcaacatacCGCCTTTTTGGCGAGCCTGCAGCTGAAGGCGATCCTCGGCCGGGCCGACACCCAATTGCTACTGCTCCGTCTGACTAAAGGTGACGATTGGATGATGAAAACAAAGTTAGTTCCATGTTTTCAATATGATTCTTTGGTTTGTTTACTTCCCAGGGGAAATATCCAAGCACGGATTGCTGGTGCAGTTGGCCAACCCACGCTTGACGGACATGGATCGCGAGGCCATCACTGCTGTATTGCAGTTCACCAacacccagcagcagcagcagcagcacaagcaGCAGCTGGACATGCTCTCAAGCACGGTCATCGCCAGCCAGTTGCAGAATCTCCACAACTTGGCCATTGTCCAGCAGACTCTTGCAGCCaggcagcagccgcagcataATCCACAGACGCAGGCGCCGCACCAACTGTCGCAGGAGGACTTGCAAGCGCATGCCAATGTGATAATGCGAAACGCCGTAATGAAGCGAAAAATTGAGGAGCAGACCTCGAAGCTTATCAATGGCGGTGCCAAGCATCAGGCACAGCAGCAATATCTAAACCGTGGCCAGCAACGCCAGGCTCGACCAGATGCCAACTCGAATGCCTTGCTCCATGCCTTGATCTCTGGCGGTGGCAATAACCACGCCTCTGGTTATCCTATGAATGGACAGCCGCAGAAGCATCATTCCAATTTGAGATTCGGTGATAACCAAAACTTCCAATCTTTTGAGTCCAACCAGCCGCACTTCGCCACGCAGTACAAGCAGCAATACCAACAGTctcagcagcaacatcccCATCAGCAGCCCCAACAGCTGAATTCGCTTCATCAGAACAACGCTGGAGCTGTCAATAGCTTCAATAAGGCCCAAATGCAAGCTCAATCAGCTATTTCCATGCTGCCCAACAGCGGGGGTAAGTCATTTTAGTACCTAATTTAGAAGATCTATTATATTATGATACAATCGTACAGTGGGTACTCTCCGTTAAGTTTACCCTATCATTTGTGCTTTGAAAGCAAAGTCATCACATATAACAGTTAGATTTGTAGTTTCTTGACAGCGTTATGGTCATAGTTCTAAAAGTCGGGTTAATACCCAAGGgaggaaatttatatttttacatttgtGCTGAGTTGTTATCATTTACGGTAATATTATAGTTAATAAGCTGCCTAATGGCCTCCCCTTCTTGGTATTTCGCTTATGTGTCTGAGTCAGACGGTCAATTTTCAGGCTGATTTTTCGAAAGCAGAGCAAATATGCACTTTGATGACCACTTTCACGTATTATCTGTAAACGGGTTTTTGTTACTGCAAACATTGCACACTTTGCAATGCACTTGATCACATCTGCGATATATTTACAAGCTGTTGATTCAGATTATCACTTGAACGCCTCTACAAGGATGAGCTGGCTGGAGTTTCGAATCAGaaagataaataaaacatGAGAGATAGGGCATTTAGTCGagcttaatatatatatatatatatgttttttcttttaaactaaTAGACCTTGTTTACACTTTTCGTTAATACATCGTTTAGCCCTAGAAAACATTAGGACTTTTATAATGATTTCATTGATGAATAGCAATTGAATTGTATTAAGCTAACAAACTTTATCATATACTTGTTTCTAAGCTGCGCTTAAATTCCCAAGCTTAGCTGGCTTCCTTGTTTGTTCAAGAGATCACCAGAACGTGGCTAACTACGCAAACTTAAGATTTCCCAGTCGAACAACATCTCAGCCAGCCCCCTGAGTCATGGGTTCTATTTGCCGTCGACTATGTGCGCAATCGGTTACCCATCGATCTCCCCATTGGATATTGCCGATGTTACGTTCGTGGGACATTCCCAGAGTTAGCAGGTATTTGCATCTCTCACTTGATTGCTGCCTTTTGCTTTCAATTGTTCGTGGCATGCCTGGGCGAggcataaatataaaaacaaacatttaacGACAGCACCAGTGGCTTTATCAG
The sequence above is a segment of the Drosophila melanogaster chromosome 2L genome. Coding sequences within it:
- the cup gene encoding cup, isoform C, whose product is MQMAEAEQENGAGALKIATNAGATDRPAHQQLPLPVEDQQDEVLTPAEKGKFEYPPPPPPPTPVQAPLATKATALNASQEHDDDEANSEKWEDPCAPPPPPPLPTSAFLATGLGYLKLPAFKLKDALEKAITKLEANKRTLKASPESSRSIKNKNVVALEMLPRRSNPETIGDGSMLASTSTAVMLQTKKPAVIVEMERRCKIINLLAKQNQILESISGEAIPMHGPSKHLHEDEGLTLQVLSARASTPYTQPSSMLSCTAVSCDLEHDSPRKQVASKEAVPEQQSSQVQQKRPPSTGIHKPGSLRAPKAVRPTTAPVVSSKPVKSYTRSRLMDIRNGMFNALMHRSKESFVMPRIATCDDIELEGRLRRMNIWRTSDGTRFRTRSTTANLNMNNNNNNECMPAFFKNKNKPNLISDESIIQSQPPQPQTEFQDPAIVNQRRIGSGRLNHSKWGYNDEDYHSYHNGKSQHMEEVNSKNSKNMTVLQFFDNGEISSQPQRRPNTPVMGMSINRSENDTLHSNESSEDLSRANENYVKRVMSGFLVVSKPKSRDVEDRHHRRYRNQNEEPEWFSCGPTSRLDTIELCGFDEDEEKMLKEGNKNHGLGETERETSKQKMDHKYKWTHAEPMGRSKYMPKHDTNNNHNVENMNNVMATEHQQQKEEKRPGSGRSFQFDKFNQSQQNYESSSYVNHQQPPQTQPQQMQQQSNTNTNNSKFMSFFANEGNSSSSSLNEFFKQAINQGHGNNPEQPKSLGHIGQMPSVDQLEAKWRRNSLNNVGETANKQTDNFQKLIGSLSSAKPQSQAVGYDAISNFIMQQQQYQQQQQKQHLIIQQQQQHTAFLASLQLKAILGRADTQLLLLRLTKGEISKHGLLVQLANPRLTDMDREAITAVLQFTNTQQQQQQHKQQLDMLSSTVIASQLQNLHNLAIVQQTLAARQQPQHNPQTQAPHQLSQEDLQAHANVIMRNAVMKRKIEEQTSKLINGGAKHQAQQQYLNRGQQRQARPDANSNALLHALISGGGNNHASGYPMNGQPQKHHSNLRFGDNQNFQSFESNQPHFATQYKQQYQQSQQQHPHQQPQQLNSLHQNNAGAVNSFNKAQMQAQSAISMLPNSGDEFH